One stretch of Arachis hypogaea cultivar Tifrunner chromosome 20, arahy.Tifrunner.gnm2.J5K5, whole genome shotgun sequence DNA includes these proteins:
- the LOC112735020 gene encoding uncharacterized protein yields the protein MPSVNMKSEVSTTCLTETKDIHVCSKSKVISKKTCSKVIISAEVAGIDTTIQNFLDVSSVTLVSPKDIASGEFIDKKEILTKEKSESQLLQSFSLDSSSLEPINPCAANMEAIFSTAFEPIEVNSQHFDEDAGSIGGTGMSAVRDDESDDKRIICGYETLDVSDFSISDMIITSLPLDRDSFDHDICEINSLSDYRSSEPPMLDASDQYMILPALEDDIKIGGTSDVSYKESITVQENASLYSALCQIRSCNQDSDVKDYLDKTEWFDPQLFIKNLPELSDAESNDLPIQIPRSSQRRKSVTLALDLDETLVHSTLEHCDDADFTFTVFFNMKEHTVYVRKRPNLCTFLERVSEMFEVVIFTASQSIYAKQLLDILDPEGRLISRRVYRESCIFSDGNYTKDLTVLGVDLAKVVIVDNSPQVFRLQVNNGIPIKSWFDDPLDCALMSLLPFLETLADADDVRPIIAQRFGNKE from the exons ATGCCATCTGTAAATATGAAGAGTGAAGTAAGCACGACTTGTTTAACAGAAACGAAGGATATTCACGTCTGttcaaaatcaaaagtaattTCCAAAAAGACATGCTCCAAAGTCATTATTTCTGCTGAAGTTGCTGGAATAGACACAACTATCCAAAATTTCTTAGATG TTTCCTCGGTGACACTGGTATCCCCCAAGGACATTGCAAGTGGTGAATTTATTGATAAAAAGGAAATTCTAACTAAAGAAAAATCTGAGTCTCAGCTGCTGCAGTCATTTTCTCTTGATTCCTCTTCCCTG gaaccaatcaatccctgtgcaGCAAACATGGAAGCAATTTTTTCTACTGCGTTTGAGCCCATTGAAGTCAATTCTCAACATTTTGATGAAGATGCAG GGAGCATTGGTGGTACTGGCATGTCTGCAGTGAGAGATGATGAAAGTGATGATAAAAGAATTATTTGTGGTTATGAAACATTGGATGTATCAGACTTCAGCATTTCTGATATGATCATCACAAGCTTACCCCTTGACAGAGATTCTTTTGATCATGATATCTGTGAGATTAACTCCTTGTCTGATTATAGATCGTCTGAGCCACCTATGCTTGATGCATCTGATCAGTACATGATCCTGCCTGCTCTTGAAGATGATATTAAAATTGGCGGTACTTCTGATGTATCCTATAAAGAATCCATCACAGTTCAGGAAAATGCTAGCTTGTATTCAGCATTGTGTCAGATAAGATCTTGCAATCAGGATTCTGATGTTAAAGACTACTTGGATAAGACAGAGTGGTTTGATCCACAATTGTTCATAAAGAATTTACCAGAACTATCGGATGCAGAGTCCAATGATCTGCCCATCCAGATACCAAGATCATCTCAGAGAAGAAAGTCAGTGACACTAGCGCTTGATTTAGACG AGACACTTGTTCATTCTACTCTAGAACACTGTGATGATGCTGATTTCAcatttactgtcttcttcaatatgAAGGAGCACACAGTATATGTAAGAAAGAGGCCTAATCTCTGCACGTTCTTGGAGAGAGTGTCAGagatgtttgaagttgtaatttttACTGCCAGCCAAAGCATATATGCCAAACAATTGCTTGATATATTGGATCCTGAAGGAAGACTTATTTCACGTCGAGTATATAGAGAATCATGCATTTTTTCAGATGGAAATTACACTAAGGATCTGACTGTATTAGGTGTTGATCTTGCTAAAGTTGTCATAGTTGATAATTCCCCTCAG GTTTTCCGGTTGCAAGTGAACAATGGTATTCCTATTAAGAGTTGGTTTGATGATCCATTGGATTGTGCACTAATGTCATTACTCCCCTTTCTGGAGACTCTGGCTGATGCAGATGATGTCCGTCCTATCATTGCACAGAGATTTGGTAACAAAGAATAA